Below is a genomic region from Thermodesulfobacteriota bacterium.
TACCGTGAATTATAGAAACACCTTGGCACATTCGACATTAATATAAAGCAAAGTAGGAGTTGTCAGTTTGTCAACCTAAAATCTTCCACAAGTTCCTTAAATTTCTCATTGTAAAAAATCCCGCCGTCAGAAAAAACAATGAAAGCTCCAACTTTGTTATGGTTCTCCAGAAAATTGATTGCCCTCTTCCTCCCCATAGCAAACAGTGCCGTTGAATAAGCATCGGCAAGGGTACTATTACCTTCCATAACCAAAGTTATACTTTGAAAATCATTTCCAGACGAACCCACTTCGGGAACAAGAATGTGGTGATAACTCTTCCCACCCACCTTCACCCTTCGTTCATAATCACCGCTTGTTGAGATTGATAGATCCTTTCCTCCGTTTGTAAAAGAGGCTATAAACCCCTCCCTCCTGGGATGTTTAACATATATAATCTGATTATTTCCGAATACCCTTAAGTCACCCGAAATGGATACAGAACCCTTTGTAATTCCTCGCTTCTTAAGCATGCCTACAGCCTTATCCACCGCAAATCCTTTTCCAATTCCACCCAGGTCCAGCATCATTCCTTCCTTTTCAAGAAAAGCCTTATTATCATGTAAACTAAGCAGCCTAAAATCAACCAATTTCTTTACCTCATTTAAGTTATCAAAT
It encodes:
- a CDS encoding FAD:protein FMN transferase; protein product: MLRRIRIFVLLCFNLGLLSTCFNERPLERVQFLMGTHARIVLYEGTNEDMDNAFSKMRYLEGLMSDFDQDSELSRINRYSGENIVDISNELKEVLEISVEVARETQGAFDPTIGALTIGFYGFGREDSKVRRFDNLNEVKKLVDFRLLSLHDNKAFLEKEGMMLDLGGIGKGFAVDKAVGMLKKRGITKGSVSISGDLRVFGNNQIIYVKHPRREGFIASFTNGGKDLSISTSGDYERRVKVGGKSYHHILVPEVGSSGNDFQSITLVMEGNSTLADAYSTALFAMGRKRAINFLENHNKVGAFIVFSDGGIFYNEKFKELVEDFRLTN